One genomic region from Spirosoma sp. KCTC 42546 encodes:
- the rpsC gene encoding 30S ribosomal protein S3: MGQKINPIGLRLGIVRGWESSWYGGKEFADKLVEDEKIRKYVAARIPKGAIARVVIERTLKRVTLTIHTARPGIVIGKGGGEVDKIKEELKKITGKDVQINIFEIKRPEIDAKLVGEAIAQQLQARISFRRAMKQAIQSALRVGAQGIKVKVSGRLGGAEIARSEQYKEGRVPLHTLRADIDYAISEAQTVYGKIGIKVWIFKGEVYGKRDLSPSAMMSQAQAGERTASANDRGDRRGPRGDRDGNDRGGRGRGDRGGNDRGGQGGNRGGAPGANRGGGQGGNRGGGQGGNRGGGPGGPRR; encoded by the coding sequence ATGGGACAAAAAATAAATCCAATTGGCCTGCGACTTGGTATTGTTCGGGGCTGGGAATCGAGCTGGTACGGCGGCAAAGAGTTTGCAGATAAACTTGTTGAAGACGAGAAAATCCGCAAATACGTAGCAGCCCGTATTCCGAAAGGAGCCATTGCTCGGGTAGTTATCGAGCGTACCCTGAAGCGGGTAACCCTTACGATTCACACAGCCCGTCCGGGTATTGTAATCGGTAAAGGCGGTGGCGAGGTCGACAAGATCAAAGAAGAGCTGAAAAAGATCACGGGCAAAGATGTTCAGATCAATATCTTCGAAATCAAACGGCCAGAAATCGATGCTAAATTGGTTGGCGAAGCTATCGCTCAGCAGTTACAGGCTCGTATTTCGTTCCGTCGTGCTATGAAGCAGGCTATCCAGTCCGCTCTCCGGGTTGGTGCACAAGGTATCAAAGTAAAAGTATCGGGTCGTTTAGGTGGTGCTGAAATTGCCCGCTCAGAGCAGTACAAAGAAGGTCGCGTGCCTCTTCATACACTCCGTGCCGACATCGACTATGCTATCTCTGAAGCCCAAACCGTTTACGGCAAAATCGGCATCAAAGTGTGGATTTTCAAAGGTGAAGTTTATGGCAAGCGCGATCTATCGCCATCAGCTATGATGAGCCAGGCACAAGCCGGAGAACGTACAGCATCTGCTAACGACCGTGGCGATCGTCGGGGCCCTCGTGGCGACCGTGATGGCAACGACCGTGGTGGTCGTGGTCGTGGAGACCGCGGTGGTAACGATCGGGGAGGTCAGGGTGGCAATCGCGGTGGCGCTCCAGGTGCCAATCGTGGTGGCGGCCAGGGCGGTAACCGGGGCGGTGGCCAAGGTGGCAACCGTGGTGGTGGACCAGGTGGACCAAGACGATAA